Within the Comamonadaceae bacterium OTU4NAUVB1 genome, the region GAGCGCACGGCGCACGGCATCGCGCACGTCACCGCGCCGGACCACGAGGGCCTGGCCTACGGCACCGCCTACGCCCACGCGCAGGACAACGTCTGCCAGACCGCCGAGCACCTGCTCACGGTGCGTGGCGAGCGGTCGCTGTTCCTGGGGCCACAGGCGATGGGCGACTTCGGACTCGGGCGCCTGTCGAACGCGCAGATCGACCTGTTCGTGCGCCAGCACATGGACGACGCGACACTGGCGCGCGCGGCCGGGTCGATCGGTCCGGACGCCCGGGCCGCGCTGCGAGGCTATGTCGCGGGGTACAACCGCCACCTGCGCGACGTCGGCCCGGGCGGGCTGCCGGAAGCCTGCCGCGATCGCCCGTGGGTCAGGCCGATGACGCCATCCGACCTGTCGCGCGCCACCGAGCTCTCGATGATCCAGGGGGGCCTCGGCGCCCTGGCCGGCGCGGTGCTGGCGGCCAGGCCGCCGCCGCCCGCGACGGCCCTGGGCGCCGCCCCCGCCGAGGGTCCGGTCGACCCGCGCGAGGCCGTCGCCGAGATCGCGCGCCACAGCTTCAACGCCAACCCCGAGGGCGGCGAACTCGGCTCCAATGGCTGGGCCTTCGGCCGCCGGGCCACGCCCGATGGCCGTGGCGTGCTGCTGGGCAACCCGCACTTCCCCTGGAATGGCACCAACCGCTTCTGGCAGCTCCACCTCACGATCCCGGGCCAGGTCGACGTGATGGGCGCGACCGGCGGGCTGAGCCCCGTGGTGGCCATCGGCTTCAACCGGGACGTGGCCTGGACGCACACCGTTTCCACCGGCAAGCGCTTCACGCTCTACGAACTCACGCTCGACCCGGCCGACCCGACCGTCTACCTCGTCGACGGCCAGCCTCACAGGATGCGCACGCGCACGGTCGAGGTGCCGCTGCCCGACGGAACGACCCTGCGGCAGACCTTTCACGCCACCGACTGGGGACCGGTGATCGCCCTGCCGCGCGCCGGCCTCGGCTGGACCGCGCAGCGCGCCTACGCCCTGCGCGACGCCAACACGCTCAACGTGCGTTCAGTGGAGGGCTGGATGCGCATGGCCCGGGCGCGCAACGTGGCGGAACTGCGCCTGGCCATGGGCAACCAGGGCATGCCGTGGATCAACACCCTCGCGGCCGACCGCGATGGCCAGGCGATGGATGCCGACCTGTCGGTGGTGCCGGACGTGTCGGGCGAACAGCTGCGCGCCTGCGCGCCCTCGCCCGCCGCCGCGGCCCTGTTCAACGCGGCCGGCCTGACCGTGCTCGATGGCGCGCGCAGCGCCTGCGCGTGGCGGCAGGACGCCTCGGCCGCCGCGCCCGGGCGCATTCCCCCGGCGCGCATGCCGGTGGTGGTCACCGCCGACTGGGTGCAGAACAGCAACGACAGCTTCTGGCTGAGCCAGCCCGACATCGCCCCGGCGCCCGACGTCTCGCCGCTGGTCGGCGCGGTGGGCACGCCCCAGCGGCTGCGCACGCGCAGCGCCATCCAGGAGATCCGCGCCCGGCTCGCCGGCACCGACGGCCTGGCGGGCGACCGCATGGGCGCCGCCGAGGTCCGCCAGGTGATCCTGCGCGACCGCAACCTGGCCGGCGCGCTGGTCGTGGACGACCTCCTCGCCGCCTGTGGCGCACCGGACCGCGCCGGCCACGCGGCCCTGAGCACCGATCAGGCCACCGGCTGCCGCG harbors:
- a CDS encoding penicillin acylase family protein; this translates as MTPSPAAFASHFARSPLFPRSPVAARPPRPNPRVAGRAGLAVTAVAALLAGCAGMTPAGGPRTVTIERTAHGIAHVTAPDHEGLAYGTAYAHAQDNVCQTAEHLLTVRGERSLFLGPQAMGDFGLGRLSNAQIDLFVRQHMDDATLARAAGSIGPDARAALRGYVAGYNRHLRDVGPGGLPEACRDRPWVRPMTPSDLSRATELSMIQGGLGALAGAVLAARPPPPATALGAAPAEGPVDPREAVAEIARHSFNANPEGGELGSNGWAFGRRATPDGRGVLLGNPHFPWNGTNRFWQLHLTIPGQVDVMGATGGLSPVVAIGFNRDVAWTHTVSTGKRFTLYELTLDPADPTVYLVDGQPHRMRTRTVEVPLPDGTTLRQTFHATDWGPVIALPRAGLGWTAQRAYALRDANTLNVRSVEGWMRMARARNVAELRLAMGNQGMPWINTLAADRDGQAMDADLSVVPDVSGEQLRACAPSPAAAALFNAAGLTVLDGARSACAWRQDASAAAPGRIPPARMPVVVTADWVQNSNDSFWLSQPDIAPAPDVSPLVGAVGTPQRLRTRSAIQEIRARLAGTDGLAGDRMGAAEVRQVILRDRNLAGALVVDDLLAACGAPDRAGHAALSTDQATGCRVLAGWDRTSTAEARGAPLFREFWRQAKDVPRVWRVPFDARRPVATPTGLDMATPVTREAVLKALGDAVAALRAAGFAPDATLGEAQWHDVRGRRVALHGGDEFEGVLNKLESQGQPRIAPGGYRVNYGTSYLQAVTFDERGPVAHGLLTYGQSSDPASPRAYDQLPLFAARRWVPLPFHPEDVRAQREGPPLRLDY